Proteins found in one Thermaerobacter subterraneus DSM 13965 genomic segment:
- a CDS encoding MOSC domain-containing protein — translation MPGGRVVLLCLAPAGGAPVVTVPAARAVAGRGLEGDRYFLGTGTWLGWPDVQLTLIEEEVVAAVAQALGRPLHPADLRRNVVTRGVRLAGLIGRRFRLGAVWVEGVRPCDPCGYLEGRVAPGLKAALAGRGGLRARILTTGWICTGDPVVAAGPEDDPGPLPAA, via the coding sequence ATGCCCGGCGGCCGGGTGGTGCTGCTTTGCCTTGCCCCGGCGGGCGGGGCGCCGGTGGTGACGGTGCCCGCGGCCCGGGCCGTGGCCGGCCGGGGCCTGGAGGGCGACCGCTACTTCCTCGGGACGGGGACGTGGCTGGGCTGGCCCGATGTCCAGCTGACGCTGATCGAAGAAGAGGTGGTGGCGGCCGTCGCCCAGGCCCTGGGCCGGCCCCTGCACCCCGCAGACCTGCGGCGCAACGTGGTGACCCGCGGCGTCCGCCTGGCCGGCCTGATAGGCCGTCGCTTCCGCCTGGGTGCCGTCTGGGTGGAGGGCGTGCGACCCTGCGATCCCTGCGGTTACCTGGAGGGGCGGGTCGCCCCGGGGCTCAAAGCCGCCCTGGCCGGCCGCGGCGGCCTGCGGGCGCGGATCCTCACCACGGGGTGGATCTGCACCGGCGACCCGGTGGTGGCCGCCGGTCCGGAAGACGACCCCGGCCCCCTTCCCGCAGCGTGA
- the argH gene encoding argininosuccinate lyase, protein MPATGPAPGELPLPHQARSGEVWPETPVNARPEPPASAKPGVPSNAKPWGGRFTAATHRAVEAFTASIDVDRRLLEVDIRASQAHARMLGACGVLPPEEARTLVEGLAEVRRRLEEGTFRLDPALEDVHMNVEHLLGRVVGPVAGKLHTGRSRNDQVATDMHLYMKEALDRLEAAVRELQQALVEKAEAHLDVIMPGYTHLQRAQPVLFSHHLLAYFWMLERDAGRLADARRRADWCPLGAAALAGTGFPLDREQVARELGFGRIYPNSIDAVSDRDYLLEFLAAASILMMHLSRLCEELVLWSSEEFGFIELDDAYCTGSSIMPQKKNPDVAELIRGKTGRVYGALVGLLTVLKGLPLSYNRDLQEDKAGVFAALDTVEAALPLCAGMIRTMRVRADRMAAALERDFSAATDLADHLVERGVPFREAHRIVGELVLHCIRAGRRLQDLTLDDLRAHSPLFGPEAPGRLSPRAVVEARKLYGGTARQAVERQLAEARAILAAAAEQAARDGFTGPASPGQGLAGGGGAGEGGPGAVAGGEVSPAP, encoded by the coding sequence GTGCCCGCAACCGGGCCCGCACCCGGCGAGCTTCCGTTGCCGCACCAGGCCCGCTCCGGCGAGGTTTGGCCCGAAACCCCGGTCAACGCCAGGCCCGAACCCCCGGCCAGCGCCAAGCCGGGCGTTCCGTCCAACGCCAAGCCCTGGGGCGGCCGCTTCACCGCCGCTACCCACCGGGCGGTGGAGGCCTTCACCGCCTCCATCGACGTGGATCGCCGGCTGCTGGAGGTGGACATCCGGGCCAGCCAGGCCCACGCCCGGATGCTGGGGGCCTGCGGTGTCCTGCCGCCGGAAGAAGCCCGGACCCTGGTGGAGGGGCTGGCCGAGGTGCGGCGCCGCCTGGAAGAGGGCACCTTCCGCCTGGACCCCGCCCTGGAGGACGTCCACATGAACGTGGAGCACCTGCTGGGCCGGGTGGTGGGTCCGGTGGCGGGCAAGCTTCACACGGGACGCAGCCGCAACGACCAGGTGGCCACGGACATGCACCTTTACATGAAGGAAGCCCTGGACCGGCTGGAGGCGGCGGTGCGGGAGCTGCAGCAGGCGCTGGTGGAGAAGGCCGAGGCGCACCTGGACGTGATCATGCCCGGCTACACCCACCTGCAGCGGGCCCAGCCGGTGCTCTTCAGCCACCACCTCCTGGCCTATTTCTGGATGCTGGAACGGGACGCGGGCCGGCTGGCCGATGCCCGTCGGCGGGCGGACTGGTGCCCCCTGGGGGCGGCCGCCCTGGCGGGCACGGGCTTTCCCCTCGACCGGGAGCAGGTAGCCCGGGAGCTGGGGTTCGGCCGGATCTACCCCAACAGCATCGACGCCGTCAGCGACCGCGACTACCTGCTGGAGTTCCTGGCGGCGGCCAGCATCCTGATGATGCACCTCTCCCGGCTGTGCGAGGAGTTGGTGCTGTGGTCGTCGGAGGAGTTCGGCTTCATCGAGCTGGACGACGCCTACTGCACGGGCTCCAGCATCATGCCCCAGAAGAAGAACCCCGACGTGGCCGAGCTGATCCGCGGCAAGACCGGCCGGGTCTACGGCGCCCTGGTGGGCCTGCTGACGGTGCTCAAGGGCCTGCCCCTGAGCTACAACCGGGACCTGCAGGAAGACAAGGCCGGCGTCTTCGCTGCCCTGGATACCGTGGAGGCCGCCCTGCCCCTCTGCGCCGGGATGATCCGCACCATGAGGGTGAGGGCAGACCGCATGGCAGCCGCCCTGGAGCGCGACTTCTCCGCCGCCACCGACCTGGCGGACCACCTGGTCGAACGCGGCGTCCCCTTCCGCGAGGCCCACCGCATCGTGGGCGAGCTGGTCCTGCACTGCATCCGGGCCGGCCGCCGGCTGCAGGACCTGACCCTGGACGACCTGCGGGCCCACAGCCCCCTGTTCGGCCCCGAGGCCCCGGGGCGGCTTTCGCCGCGGGCGGTGGTGGAAGCCCGGAAGCTGTACGGCGGCACGGCCCGCCAGGCGGTGGAGCGGCAGCTGGCGGAAGCCCGGGCCATCCTGGCCGCTGCGGCAGAGCAGGCGGCACGGGACGGGTTCACAGGACCGGCGAGTCCAGGACAGGGCCTGGCCGGTGGAGGCGGCGCGGGAGAAGGGGGCCCGGGCGCGGTTGCAGGCGGGGAGGTCTCCCCGGCCCCGTGA
- a CDS encoding MFS transporter — MEWWRRDRRPPLPSVGGDPASVYVAYRFGMAFLLTTAHTVAALYRIQQAGLGPLELALVGTVLEITVTLCEVPTGVVADLYGRRASVLLGLATIGAGLLVEGAVPALPAIMLGQVLWGLGYTFTSGADAAWIADEVGEERARYLYVRGAQAAQAATLLGIGASVALGSLRLNLPLRVAGAGMWVLALVLALMMSERGYRPRWRPGDSLWQGVGGTWRHGWRAVQGRPGLRLLLAIGIFYGLASEGFDRLWQLHLLTRFPQLGEAAGGAAGPAGTGAVVWIGLLTAGAMLLSMAAAEVVRRRGVGDPARVGRMLLAISMLLVPSVAGFGLAGSLAAATGFYWLTALLRETYDPLQVAWVNQGLDPRARATVLSMVEQFHSFGEIIGGPVLGGIAAAIAVEAGLVASAAFLLPVVGMYAVLVRRMAGAGSRPGAVAAPAAPPAGTTAAAGGAGEKATVPPGTADWS; from the coding sequence ATGGAATGGTGGCGGCGTGATCGCCGGCCTCCCCTCCCGTCGGTGGGGGGCGACCCGGCATCGGTGTACGTGGCGTATCGCTTCGGCATGGCCTTCCTTCTCACCACGGCCCACACCGTGGCCGCCCTCTATCGCATCCAGCAGGCCGGTCTGGGGCCCCTGGAACTGGCACTGGTGGGCACCGTCCTGGAGATCACCGTCACCCTCTGCGAGGTGCCCACGGGCGTGGTCGCCGACCTCTACGGGCGCCGAGCCTCGGTCCTCCTGGGCCTGGCCACCATCGGGGCCGGCCTGCTGGTGGAAGGCGCGGTGCCCGCCCTGCCGGCCATCATGCTGGGCCAGGTACTCTGGGGACTGGGCTACACCTTCACGAGCGGCGCCGACGCCGCCTGGATCGCCGACGAGGTGGGGGAGGAACGAGCCCGCTACCTGTACGTGCGCGGTGCCCAGGCCGCCCAGGCGGCCACGCTGCTGGGCATTGGTGCCAGCGTGGCACTGGGCAGCCTGCGGCTGAACCTGCCCCTGCGGGTGGCTGGGGCCGGCATGTGGGTGCTGGCCCTGGTGCTGGCTCTGATGATGTCCGAACGGGGGTACCGGCCCCGGTGGCGACCGGGCGACTCCCTCTGGCAGGGGGTGGGGGGGACCTGGCGGCACGGGTGGCGGGCTGTGCAGGGCCGGCCCGGCCTGCGGCTGCTGCTGGCCATCGGGATCTTCTACGGGCTGGCCAGCGAGGGATTCGACCGTCTCTGGCAACTGCACCTATTGACCCGCTTCCCCCAGCTGGGGGAAGCGGCGGGCGGGGCGGCGGGCCCGGCGGGCACCGGGGCGGTGGTTTGGATCGGCTTGCTGACCGCCGGGGCCATGCTGCTGAGCATGGCTGCTGCGGAGGTCGTCCGCCGGCGGGGGGTGGGCGACCCTGCCAGGGTGGGGCGGATGCTTCTGGCCATCAGCATGCTGCTGGTGCCCAGTGTGGCCGGCTTCGGCCTGGCCGGGTCCCTGGCCGCGGCCACCGGCTTTTACTGGCTCACCGCCCTGCTGCGCGAAACCTACGATCCCCTGCAGGTGGCCTGGGTCAACCAGGGCCTCGATCCCCGGGCCCGGGCCACCGTGCTGTCGATGGTGGAGCAGTTTCACTCCTTCGGCGAGATCATCGGCGGTCCCGTCCTGGGCGGCATCGCGGCAGCCATCGCCGTGGAAGCCGGCCTGGTGGCCAGCGCCGCCTTCCTGTTGCCGGTGGTGGGGATGTACGCGGTGCTGGTGCGGCGGATGGCCGGGGCGGGGTCCCGGCCGGGGGCGGTGGCGGCCCCAGCGGCCCCCCCGGCCGGCACCACCGCGGCCGCTGGAGGGGCCGGAGAGAAGGCGACCGTGCCGCCGGGGACGGCGGATTGGTCTTGA
- a CDS encoding argininosuccinate synthase: MAEKIVLAYSGGLDTSVAIPWLKETYGYDVIALSADVGEGKDLDFIRQKALQVGAVEAVVVDARERFARDFVLPALQANALYQGRYPLSAALSRPLIAQLLVETARQYGATAVAHGCTGKGNDQVRFDVSVAALAPDLKVVAPVREWAWSRDEEIAYARRHGIPIPVTEENPFSIDANLWGRSCEAGVLEDPWAEPPEEAYAMTVAPERAPAEPESITLAFEAGVPVALNGEPLGLVQLIERLNQVAGRHGVGRIDMVEDRLVGIKSREVYEAPAAVVLVEAHRALEALCLPREVLHFKPVIEQQVAQVIYNGLWFSPFKRALDAFVAETQRHVTGEVRIKLYRGTATVVGRRSPYSLYRHELATYSPGDRFDHRAAVGFIQLWGLPTRVHAAVHGPGAPGAGGAGAAVEASPAAAPGA; encoded by the coding sequence GTGGCGGAGAAGATCGTGCTGGCCTACTCGGGGGGCCTGGACACCTCCGTGGCCATTCCCTGGCTCAAGGAAACCTACGGCTATGACGTGATCGCCCTCTCGGCCGACGTGGGCGAGGGCAAGGACCTGGACTTCATCCGGCAGAAGGCGCTGCAGGTGGGGGCCGTGGAGGCGGTGGTGGTCGACGCCCGGGAACGCTTCGCCCGGGATTTCGTGCTGCCGGCCCTCCAGGCCAATGCCCTCTACCAGGGGCGGTACCCCCTTTCGGCCGCCCTTTCGCGGCCCCTGATCGCCCAGCTGCTGGTGGAGACCGCCCGGCAGTACGGCGCCACCGCCGTGGCCCACGGGTGCACCGGCAAGGGCAACGACCAGGTACGGTTCGACGTTTCCGTGGCGGCCCTGGCTCCCGACCTAAAGGTGGTGGCCCCGGTGCGGGAGTGGGCCTGGTCCCGGGACGAGGAGATCGCCTACGCCCGCCGGCACGGCATCCCCATCCCGGTGACCGAGGAGAACCCCTTCTCCATCGACGCCAACCTGTGGGGCCGCAGCTGCGAGGCAGGGGTCCTGGAAGACCCCTGGGCCGAGCCGCCGGAGGAGGCCTACGCCATGACGGTGGCCCCCGAACGGGCGCCGGCCGAGCCCGAGTCCATCACCCTGGCCTTCGAGGCCGGCGTGCCCGTGGCCCTGAACGGCGAGCCCCTGGGGCTGGTCCAGCTCATCGAACGGCTGAACCAGGTGGCCGGCCGGCACGGCGTGGGCCGGATCGACATGGTGGAAGACCGGCTGGTAGGGATCAAATCCCGGGAGGTCTATGAAGCCCCGGCGGCGGTGGTGCTGGTGGAGGCCCACCGGGCCCTGGAGGCCCTCTGCCTGCCCCGGGAGGTGCTGCACTTCAAGCCGGTCATCGAGCAGCAGGTGGCCCAGGTGATCTACAACGGCCTCTGGTTCTCGCCCTTCAAGCGGGCCCTGGACGCCTTCGTGGCCGAGACCCAGCGGCACGTCACGGGGGAGGTGCGGATCAAGCTCTACCGCGGGACCGCCACGGTGGTGGGGCGGCGCTCGCCCTACTCCCTCTACCGCCACGAGCTGGCCACCTACTCCCCCGGTGACCGGTTCGACCACCGGGCGGCCGTGGGGTTCATCCAGCTGTGGGGGCTGCCCACGCGGGTTCATGCGGCGGTCCACGGCCCGGGGGCACCCGGGGCAGGAGGCGCCGGTGCTGCGGTCGAAGCCAGCCCGGCGGCTGCGCCCGGCGCGTAA
- the argF gene encoding ornithine carbamoyltransferase produces MNPWTKAGGAGPLAMPAPGTPQPVPALAGRDFLTLGDFTPDELVGLLDLAAALKQDWQAGRGGEPLYGKTLAMIFEKPSTRTRVSFEVGMQQLGGRVLNLSPRELQLSRGETLADTARVLSRYVDALMVRAYSHATVEELAAAATIPVINGLTDLYHPCQVMADLLTIREHKGRLRGIRVAYVGDSNNVAHTWLLGAALLGLHLRLACPPGYEPHPEILALAASLARGTGATVEVGHDPVTAVRGADVVYTDVWTSMGQEGEEEDRRRAFAPYQVNAQLVAHAAPDYIFMHCLPAHRGEEVTSGVLDGPHSVVWDQAENRLHAQKAILLALLA; encoded by the coding sequence GTGAACCCGTGGACGAAGGCAGGAGGGGCCGGACCGCTGGCCATGCCGGCGCCGGGTACGCCCCAGCCTGTGCCCGCCCTGGCCGGGCGGGACTTCCTGACGCTGGGTGATTTCACCCCCGACGAGCTGGTGGGCCTCTTGGACCTGGCGGCCGCCCTCAAGCAGGACTGGCAGGCGGGCCGGGGCGGTGAACCCCTCTACGGCAAGACCCTGGCCATGATCTTCGAGAAGCCTTCCACCCGCACCCGGGTCTCCTTCGAGGTGGGAATGCAGCAGCTGGGTGGCCGCGTGCTCAACCTGAGCCCCCGGGAACTCCAGCTGAGCCGCGGCGAGACCCTGGCCGACACCGCCCGGGTGCTGTCCCGTTATGTCGATGCCCTGATGGTGCGGGCCTACTCCCACGCCACCGTGGAGGAACTGGCCGCGGCGGCCACCATCCCCGTGATCAACGGCCTGACGGACCTCTACCACCCCTGCCAGGTCATGGCCGACCTGCTCACCATCCGCGAGCACAAGGGCCGGCTGCGGGGGATCCGGGTGGCGTACGTCGGCGACAGCAACAACGTGGCCCACACCTGGCTGCTGGGCGCGGCCCTGCTGGGCCTGCACCTGCGGCTGGCCTGCCCGCCGGGGTACGAGCCCCACCCGGAGATCCTGGCCCTGGCCGCCAGCCTGGCCCGGGGCACGGGCGCCACGGTGGAGGTGGGCCACGACCCGGTGACCGCCGTCCGGGGCGCCGACGTGGTGTACACCGACGTCTGGACCAGCATGGGGCAGGAAGGCGAGGAAGAGGATCGCCGCCGGGCGTTCGCCCCGTACCAGGTGAACGCCCAGCTGGTGGCCCACGCGGCCCCGGATTACATCTTCATGCACTGCCTGCCGGCCCACCGGGGGGAGGAAGTGACTTCCGGCGTGCTGGACGGTCCCCATTCGGTGGTGTGGGACCAGGCGGAAAACCGGCTGCACGCGCAGAAAGCCATTCTGCTGGCTCTTCTGGCCTGA